A stretch of the Sulfolobus acidocaldarius SUSAZ genome encodes the following:
- a CDS encoding formyl-CoA transferase codes for MEQLPWNVTVLDLTRLLPGGVATRLLADLGFNVIKVEDTERGDYMRETSPEVFNYLNYGKKSISINLKDDRGREIFYELVRKSRVLIESFRSDVVKRLKIDYDTLRVLNEKLIYCSITGYGYEGPLLPNHDINCNAYAGIDKVLPVQVADIGSSLLAVIGILNKMWRNEGGFVDVSMARASKLFNVMNILTEGKSVLNGDYPCYNLYESKDGKISLGALEPKFWVNFLHAVGREELINRQFDPDAIKDVSEIVKSYTTGELMEIAEKHDVPIYPVRRLEEVKREFKYERGPVRGENTLEILKILGIPEAKIKELVHDGVVSIQEKDFLTKNRQTSPFKAG; via the coding sequence ATGGAACAACTACCATGGAACGTAACTGTACTTGATTTAACTAGGTTATTACCGGGTGGAGTTGCCACTAGGCTACTGGCCGACTTAGGATTCAATGTCATAAAAGTAGAGGACACAGAGAGAGGGGATTACATGAGGGAGACTAGTCCTGAAGTCTTCAACTACTTAAACTACGGAAAGAAAAGTATATCCATAAACTTGAAAGATGACAGAGGGAGAGAGATCTTTTACGAGCTAGTTAGAAAGAGCAGGGTACTGATAGAGAGTTTCAGGTCTGATGTGGTCAAGAGGTTAAAGATAGATTATGATACACTTAGAGTGTTAAATGAGAAATTAATATACTGCTCAATAACAGGCTATGGATATGAAGGTCCGTTATTGCCAAACCATGATATTAATTGTAACGCTTACGCTGGAATTGATAAAGTACTTCCAGTCCAGGTAGCTGATATAGGTAGTTCATTATTAGCTGTCATAGGAATACTCAATAAGATGTGGAGAAATGAGGGCGGATTCGTAGACGTATCAATGGCTAGAGCATCTAAACTATTTAATGTGATGAACATTCTGACTGAGGGTAAAAGTGTACTTAATGGTGATTATCCCTGTTATAACTTGTATGAGTCTAAGGATGGGAAGATATCACTAGGTGCGTTAGAACCTAAATTCTGGGTTAACTTCTTACATGCAGTAGGAAGGGAAGAGTTAATAAACAGACAGTTTGATCCTGATGCAATTAAAGATGTATCTGAGATAGTGAAGAGTTATACTACAGGGGAGCTTATGGAGATAGCTGAGAAGCATGACGTGCCTATATATCCTGTAAGAAGATTAGAAGAGGTTAAGAGAGAATTTAAGTACGAGAGGGGACCAGTTAGGGGAGAAAATACTCTTGAGATTCTGAAAATTTTAGGAATACCAGAGGCTAAAATAAAAGAGTTAGTCCATGACGGTGTTGTCTCGATTCAAGAAAAAGACTTTCTGACAAAGAATCGACAAACCTCGCCTTTTAAGGCGGGGTGA
- a CDS encoding acetyl-CoA acetyltransferase, translating into MVAIVDGSITKFGKRKESLLQLISEVGIPMVKKYEIDFVIVSNTYSGELNSISGLNNLATTYLGIDKIPSIRVDNTSGSGGSALLVAKSLLDSKMANTVLVIGVEKMSEKNTKQVTSVIASLLPREERMAGLTLPSLAGLLSKEYMKRYDAPRDAFARVAVKNHHNGSLNPYAHVQKEVSLEEVLKSPVIADPLTLYEFTPISDGACALLMVRSEDSYSFTKKPVFIKGVGTASDTSSISERENILSLNSVRNAGVIAKKTAKVEKVDFAELHDMSTVLEIVQAEELGLLKKGEGWKAYFDTVTEINGEMPINTSGGLNSKGHPIGASGVAQAYEAFLQLRREAGQRQVKDARTGLSLSMAGFGNSATVLIYGEEP; encoded by the coding sequence ATGGTTGCAATTGTCGATGGTTCAATTACGAAATTCGGAAAAAGGAAGGAAAGTTTACTTCAACTGATATCTGAAGTCGGAATACCTATGGTAAAGAAATACGAGATCGACTTTGTCATAGTCTCAAACACTTACTCAGGAGAACTTAATTCAATATCAGGTCTGAATAATTTAGCTACAACATATTTAGGCATAGACAAGATACCCTCAATAAGAGTGGACAACACAAGTGGGAGTGGGGGCTCAGCCTTACTGGTAGCTAAGTCATTATTGGACTCGAAAATGGCTAACACTGTCTTAGTTATAGGGGTAGAAAAGATGTCAGAGAAGAACACAAAGCAGGTTACTTCTGTAATCGCATCCCTCCTTCCAAGAGAGGAAAGAATGGCTGGGCTAACATTACCTTCCTTAGCTGGTTTGTTATCAAAGGAGTATATGAAGAGATATGATGCACCAAGAGATGCATTTGCTAGGGTGGCAGTTAAAAATCATCACAACGGTTCGTTAAATCCCTACGCCCATGTCCAAAAGGAGGTTAGCTTGGAGGAAGTGCTCAAATCTCCAGTCATTGCTGATCCCTTGACTCTCTATGAATTTACCCCTATAAGTGATGGTGCATGTGCTCTATTAATGGTGAGGAGTGAAGACTCTTACAGCTTCACCAAAAAGCCTGTATTCATAAAGGGTGTAGGGACTGCATCAGATACATCTAGTATATCTGAGAGGGAAAACATCCTGTCCCTGAACTCAGTGAGGAATGCAGGAGTGATTGCCAAGAAAACGGCAAAGGTAGAGAAAGTGGACTTTGCAGAACTTCATGATATGTCCACGGTCTTAGAAATAGTCCAGGCTGAGGAGCTAGGTCTGTTAAAGAAGGGAGAGGGTTGGAAAGCGTATTTCGATACTGTCACTGAAATAAACGGTGAAATGCCAATAAACACAAGTGGTGGGCTAAATTCCAAAGGACATCCTATAGGAGCTAGTGGGGTAGCCCAAGCTTATGAGGCATTTCTTCAGCTGAGAAGGGAAGCAGGTCAAAGACAAGTTAAGGATGCAAGAACTGGACTTTCACTAAGTATGGCTGGGTTTGGTAATTCAGCTACAGTCCTAATCTACGGTGAAGAACCATGA
- a CDS encoding phytoene desaturase codes for MKAVIVGAGIGGLSTALYLAKKGINVIVLEKNSLPGGRARWFSEGDYEFDMGPSWYLMPEVFEKFYREVGEEPPTIREVSPLFSLISERDRKSESFYKYDERLASYIADTEFMYNLAMEKFLYKELKISDMLDSTIINNMNRFPIFNTLDHFNRRYFPNDEFLQKALGFSAVFLGGSPFNTPAIYAMVNYAIYGKGVFYPEEGFKGLVLKLFEACKRAGVEFKFDFEVDRVQGSNGVLKHVENKGRAVDGDYFVFNMDYHYADKLLSSNDEVYWMRRKLAPSAILVYAGVEGEVKSPHHVIIINGDWRYHFNSIMRVAEPDLNNISYYVSYTRATDKRIKGDSLVFLIPISAGLFGINPEAYVKKTINDFKEKTGSKFDVKFMRVYTPFDFLVDYNAYRGTAFGISHTLDQTGPFRPPMRNRRWINVYHVGQYTQPGIGVPMVTISAMIVGKKILEDMEKRK; via the coding sequence ATAAAAGCAGTTATAGTTGGTGCGGGAATAGGAGGATTGTCAACTGCTTTATATCTAGCTAAAAAAGGTATCAATGTTATAGTCCTAGAAAAGAATTCACTACCTGGAGGAAGAGCTAGGTGGTTTAGTGAAGGGGACTACGAGTTCGATATGGGACCATCATGGTATCTTATGCCTGAAGTTTTTGAAAAGTTCTACAGAGAAGTTGGTGAAGAGCCGCCCACGATTAGGGAGGTAAGTCCTCTGTTCTCTTTGATATCAGAGAGGGATAGGAAATCAGAGTCATTTTATAAATATGATGAGAGGTTAGCTAGTTACATAGCAGATACTGAATTCATGTACAATTTAGCAATGGAAAAATTTCTCTACAAAGAACTAAAGATCTCAGACATGCTTGACTCTACAATAATAAACAACATGAATAGGTTTCCCATATTCAACACCCTTGATCACTTTAACAGAAGGTATTTCCCTAATGACGAGTTCCTTCAAAAAGCATTAGGATTCTCGGCAGTATTCTTAGGGGGATCTCCTTTTAACACACCTGCAATATACGCCATGGTCAATTACGCCATATACGGAAAAGGCGTGTTTTATCCTGAAGAAGGCTTCAAGGGATTAGTTCTAAAGTTGTTTGAAGCCTGTAAAAGAGCAGGAGTGGAGTTCAAGTTTGATTTTGAAGTGGATAGGGTTCAAGGATCAAATGGAGTGTTAAAGCATGTTGAGAATAAGGGAAGGGCTGTGGATGGTGATTACTTCGTATTTAACATGGATTACCATTACGCAGATAAGTTACTGTCAAGTAATGATGAAGTTTATTGGATGAGGAGGAAGTTGGCACCATCAGCAATATTAGTTTATGCAGGTGTTGAAGGAGAGGTGAAATCGCCTCACCATGTAATAATAATTAATGGTGACTGGAGGTATCACTTTAACTCAATTATGAGGGTAGCTGAGCCAGACTTAAACAACATATCATATTACGTCAGTTACACCAGGGCAACAGATAAGAGGATTAAGGGGGACAGTTTAGTGTTCCTTATACCCATTTCAGCTGGACTATTTGGAATAAACCCCGAGGCTTATGTGAAGAAGACTATAAACGATTTCAAAGAGAAAACAGGTAGTAAATTTGACGTGAAGTTCATGAGAGTATACACTCCTTTTGATTTCCTAGTGGATTACAATGCGTATAGGGGAACAGCCTTTGGGATTTCACATACATTAGACCAAACCGGTCCATTTAGACCTCCCATGAGAAATAGAAGATGGATAAATGTCTATCATGTTGGGCAGTATACACAACCTGGTATAGGTGTGCCCATGGTTACAATATCTGCAATGATTGTCGGTAAGAAAATACTGGAAGACATGGAGAAAAGAAAATAA
- a CDS encoding porin: MNDLFIILPTAIVMFFSMEFIARFVHKYVMHGFMWFIHKDHHRDQHGTFERNDLFGALFATVAAYLIFNGIFNLNPISLGLGIGMTWYGISYFLVHDMIIHDRHLHLRSWAMKHTYFRKLVMVHDVHHNKGKGNWGFLLVIRGLDEIPEGVDQV; this comes from the coding sequence ATGAATGATTTATTCATAATTCTTCCCACGGCGATAGTTATGTTCTTTTCTATGGAATTCATAGCGAGATTTGTACATAAATATGTAATGCACGGGTTTATGTGGTTCATTCATAAGGACCACCACAGGGATCAACACGGCACCTTTGAACGAAATGACTTATTTGGGGCACTGTTTGCTACAGTAGCTGCTTATCTTATATTCAATGGCATATTTAACCTCAACCCCATTTCCCTAGGCTTAGGCATAGGAATGACCTGGTATGGAATATCATACTTTTTAGTACACGATATGATCATACACGACAGACACCTACACCTTAGATCTTGGGCAATGAAACACACATATTTTAGGAAGTTAGTTATGGTCCATGACGTTCACCATAACAAAGGTAAAGGTAACTGGGGGTTCTTGTTAGTAATAAGAGGATTAGACGAAATACCTGAAGGAGTGGATCAAGTATAA
- a CDS encoding phytoene synthase, translated as MVNLTLIFKRASVTYYNSSVFFPPQVKRDVTKLYAFVRVFDDLVDSIPQKAKEFYELRSKYYEQLDGKESNDLVLKNFVELMRRKNFEKEWVNAFLDAMESDLKKSVYHTIDELLEYIYGSAEVVGLMMAKILDLPEESYYYARMLGRAMQFINFIRDVEEDMSLGRQYLPFQEMMEFKTSLLDSSPRFNEFIRFQISRYFEYQKTAEKGYSYIPFRYLIAIKTAADMYKWTAKKIWNNPQIIKQRKIKPKKRRVIAQGIYNALGVYFLRNFLSF; from the coding sequence GTGGTCAACCTAACACTGATATTCAAAAGAGCGAGCGTCACATATTACAATAGCTCAGTGTTCTTTCCCCCTCAGGTTAAGAGGGATGTCACTAAGCTTTACGCTTTTGTGAGAGTTTTTGATGACCTAGTGGATTCAATTCCTCAAAAGGCTAAAGAGTTTTATGAGCTGAGAAGTAAGTACTACGAACAGCTAGACGGTAAGGAATCAAACGACCTTGTATTGAAGAACTTTGTTGAACTGATGAGAAGAAAGAACTTTGAAAAGGAATGGGTTAATGCCTTCCTTGACGCCATGGAGAGCGATTTGAAGAAGAGTGTCTACCACACTATTGATGAGCTACTTGAGTACATATATGGTTCAGCAGAAGTAGTCGGTTTGATGATGGCTAAGATATTGGACTTACCTGAAGAGTCCTACTACTACGCTAGAATGTTAGGCAGGGCAATGCAGTTTATAAATTTCATTAGAGATGTTGAAGAGGATATGTCATTAGGTAGACAATACTTACCGTTCCAGGAGATGATGGAGTTTAAGACGTCCTTGCTTGATAGTTCTCCAAGATTTAATGAGTTCATAAGGTTCCAAATAAGCAGATATTTTGAGTACCAGAAGACAGCTGAGAAAGGGTACAGTTACATACCATTCAGGTACCTCATTGCCATAAAGACTGCTGCAGACATGTACAAGTGGACAGCAAAGAAGATATGGAATAATCCGCAGATAATCAAGCAGAGGAAGATAAAGCCAAAGAAGAGAAGAGTAATTGCCCAGGGTATATACAACGCTTTAGGGGTGTATTTCTTACGCAACTTCCTATCTTTCTGA
- a CDS encoding lycopene cyclase — MMFIPTLILSLILKGRNYLALLSSVAIVSPLFLYWDFFATAFGSWSFNRTWVLGVYVINLPIEEVMFFIVTPFATLLIYDILKRSKGSEIRFINRRLVFIISALLVIVDLALFLHYSYTFIVILYLSMSLVISAILDEDMLRSTVFWKFMGLTYVPFLVFDYFLTSIPIVLYGVSNSILGVRVLTIPIEDFIYSFSMIMLYTLFYRLSDKNWIKS, encoded by the coding sequence ATGATGTTCATTCCCACTCTTATACTTTCACTGATTTTGAAGGGAAGAAATTACCTAGCCTTACTAAGTTCTGTAGCAATTGTAAGCCCTCTGTTCTTGTATTGGGACTTCTTTGCTACAGCTTTTGGTTCATGGTCATTCAACAGGACTTGGGTTTTGGGGGTTTATGTAATTAATCTACCCATAGAGGAGGTAATGTTCTTCATCGTAACACCTTTTGCCACTCTTCTGATTTACGATATACTTAAGAGGAGTAAGGGTTCCGAAATAAGGTTCATAAACAGACGTCTAGTGTTTATCATCTCCGCATTACTGGTGATTGTCGATTTGGCTCTATTTCTCCACTATTCCTACACGTTCATCGTTATACTCTATTTGTCGATGTCGCTGGTGATATCAGCAATTTTAGATGAAGATATGTTAAGGTCAACAGTATTTTGGAAGTTCATGGGTCTTACATATGTTCCCTTCTTAGTTTTCGATTACTTTTTAACGTCAATTCCTATAGTGCTGTATGGAGTTTCTAACTCAATACTTGGAGTTAGGGTACTTACAATACCGATTGAGGACTTCATATATTCCTTTTCCATGATCATGCTTTATACTCTGTTCTATAGGTTAAGTGATAAAAATTGGATAAAGAGCTAG
- a CDS encoding aldehyde dehydrogenase produces the protein MSETIEVVSPSNLKVIGKVERMSRDDVRAQIEEADKGFEEISSLPLYKRTAILKRASDIIEREKERLANLLALEAGKPIKDARVEVTRASRLFRQAGEEAVFVLEGKNYRVDGYEYPAGNENRIVVSQREPLGVVSAILPFNFPVNSFAHKVAPAIAVGNSVVVKPSINTPLSALEMAKILVEAGLTEKAIRVVTGYSKEIGDELYTHPSISLVTLTGSTQTGLMIASKAVSLGKRIIMELGGSDPIIVLEDADIERSSSIAVRSRYEYAGQNCNAGKRIIVREEIYERFVFSFEKKVRELRVGDPLDENTDVGPVINRESVQNLNSVIDDAKSKGGKVEILNKGPDNGHFFPLTAVLKPSLDMLVTKTEVFGPIAPIIPVKSDEEAIQVANSTDYGLQSAVFTKDVNRALRISKALKFGAVIINDSTRLRWDSLPFGGFKKTGIGREGVRDTMLEMTENKLVSITLL, from the coding sequence ATGTCGGAAACTATAGAGGTCGTATCTCCCTCCAATTTAAAAGTCATAGGTAAAGTAGAAAGGATGAGTAGAGATGATGTAAGGGCACAAATTGAAGAGGCAGATAAGGGTTTCGAGGAGATATCTTCACTTCCCCTTTATAAGAGGACGGCAATTCTAAAGAGGGCTTCAGATATTATTGAGAGGGAAAAAGAGAGATTAGCTAATTTACTAGCCCTTGAGGCTGGAAAACCAATAAAGGATGCCAGAGTTGAGGTCACCAGAGCCTCAAGACTATTCCGACAGGCAGGGGAGGAGGCAGTTTTTGTATTAGAGGGTAAAAATTACAGGGTAGACGGATATGAATATCCTGCTGGAAATGAAAATAGAATTGTGGTGAGCCAAAGGGAACCTTTAGGAGTGGTTAGCGCAATACTACCCTTTAACTTTCCCGTTAATTCGTTTGCCCATAAGGTGGCTCCTGCAATAGCTGTAGGTAACTCTGTGGTGGTAAAACCTAGTATTAACACTCCATTATCTGCTTTGGAGATGGCTAAGATCCTTGTTGAAGCAGGTTTAACAGAGAAAGCTATCAGAGTAGTTACAGGGTATAGTAAGGAGATAGGCGATGAGCTCTACACTCACCCTTCAATAAGTTTAGTTACATTAACTGGTTCCACACAAACCGGTTTAATGATTGCGTCAAAGGCTGTTTCATTAGGTAAGAGAATAATTATGGAGTTGGGAGGATCTGACCCAATAATTGTATTAGAGGACGCAGATATCGAAAGATCATCCTCCATAGCAGTAAGATCCAGATATGAATATGCTGGACAGAATTGTAATGCTGGAAAGAGGATAATAGTGAGAGAAGAAATATATGAGAGATTTGTGTTCTCTTTTGAGAAAAAGGTTAGGGAATTGAGGGTAGGTGACCCACTGGACGAGAACACTGATGTGGGACCTGTAATAAATAGGGAGAGTGTGCAAAACCTCAACTCTGTAATAGATGACGCCAAATCTAAGGGAGGAAAAGTTGAGATACTAAATAAAGGACCTGATAATGGACATTTCTTTCCCCTTACTGCAGTTCTAAAGCCCAGCTTAGACATGTTGGTTACTAAAACAGAGGTATTCGGACCTATTGCGCCTATAATACCAGTGAAAAGTGATGAGGAGGCTATTCAAGTGGCTAACTCCACGGATTATGGATTGCAATCAGCCGTGTTCACTAAGGATGTAAACAGGGCTCTAAGAATAAGCAAGGCTCTTAAGTTCGGAGCTGTAATCATTAACGATAGTACAAGACTAAGATGGGATTCATTACCATTCGGTGGGTTTAAGAAGACCGGGATAGGAAGAGAGGGTGTTAGAGATACAATGCTGGAAATGACTGAGAACAAGTTGGTGTCCATAACCCTACTGTAA
- a CDS encoding amidohydrolase produces MIDFHFHAPVREFVEFLGEYAEPAFRYFNAKIELKEFKEILDYYEGLGIKRFVVLPIDSTTFLGRRIHNEAVPNDDRVIRFVSVDPMKANAVEELKEAIKKFEPVGVKLHPQLQGFHPLDEKAMKLYEVVNNHGLIIVFHTGTSGIGAGVRSNIRLDYGRPIYFDEIAVRFPNIKIVLAHFGWPWTEEAIAVALHKPNVYLDLSGWAPRYVPDALWKNAKRLRDKLLFGSDYPLIKPDRWINELSQVNLDPNLKNKILSENAERLIKSTGRG; encoded by the coding sequence ATGATAGATTTTCATTTCCACGCACCAGTTAGGGAGTTCGTAGAATTTTTAGGAGAATATGCTGAACCTGCATTTAGATACTTTAACGCGAAAATAGAGCTTAAGGAGTTCAAGGAAATACTGGACTATTATGAGGGACTAGGGATTAAGAGGTTCGTAGTCCTACCTATAGACTCCACTACCTTTCTGGGGAGAAGAATTCACAATGAAGCAGTTCCCAATGACGATAGGGTTATAAGGTTCGTATCTGTAGATCCCATGAAAGCGAATGCAGTTGAAGAACTGAAGGAGGCAATAAAGAAGTTTGAACCTGTAGGAGTGAAACTACATCCTCAACTACAAGGATTCCATCCTCTAGACGAAAAGGCAATGAAGTTATATGAAGTAGTCAACAATCACGGATTAATTATAGTTTTTCATACTGGCACCTCAGGAATCGGGGCAGGTGTAAGGTCTAATATAAGGTTAGATTACGGTAGACCAATATATTTTGATGAAATTGCGGTGAGATTTCCAAATATAAAAATAGTTTTAGCCCATTTTGGCTGGCCCTGGACTGAGGAGGCAATTGCAGTAGCTTTGCATAAGCCGAATGTGTATTTAGATCTATCAGGTTGGGCACCAAGATATGTACCCGATGCCCTGTGGAAGAACGCTAAGAGATTAAGGGATAAGTTGCTTTTTGGATCCGATTACCCCTTAATAAAACCAGACAGATGGATCAATGAATTATCACAAGTAAATCTTGATCCTAATCTCAAAAATAAGATATTAAGTGAAAACGCAGAAAGGCTCATTAAGTCTACCGGAAGAGGCTGA
- a CDS encoding endonuclease, protein MNRDVGKSAERELVSILRSEGFNAVRIPTSNSSPNPLPDIFATKGNILLAIECKSTWEHRVKVKDRQVIKLFEFLSMFTMEGRALIAVKFKEIHKWKVMEIREIKEAEVTIDNSIFLENYISQFLENSVSQAGRELSKL, encoded by the coding sequence ATGAATAGAGACGTTGGAAAAAGTGCTGAAAGGGAACTGGTGTCGATTTTAAGATCTGAGGGCTTTAATGCCGTTAGAATACCTACGTCTAATTCCTCTCCTAATCCACTTCCCGACATTTTCGCTACAAAGGGAAATATCCTATTAGCTATAGAATGCAAAAGCACTTGGGAGCATAGGGTGAAAGTGAAGGACAGACAAGTGATAAAATTGTTTGAGTTTCTCTCCATGTTTACTATGGAAGGGAGAGCCCTAATTGCAGTGAAATTCAAAGAAATCCACAAGTGGAAAGTGATGGAAATAAGGGAAATAAAGGAAGCAGAAGTAACTATAGATAACTCAATATTTCTAGAGAATTACATATCTCAGTTCCTAGAGAACAGTGTATCTCAGGCTGGAAGAGAATTGAGTAAATTGTGA
- a CDS encoding aldehyde oxidase → MKRVDVYNSLIGRGGYVDDLEFKGKFAFFLRSPYPHARILKIDPTDAVNRGALVLTGKDIVTKRVGSGEREGAGLNTSLLAINKALYVGQPVALVLADDPYRASDLVELVQVEYEPLQAISNIDKALENKVIIFEDLKSNVVREQTFEFGKVENKGKSIEINLYWSRSSGNPIEPYGAQVIPKDDSLIVISNQQAGNVVSNELQKALGVKVVHKNARQGGSFGAKFSFVRYLSVLGYASLKFKVPIKWIETRSEHLLASNSSGPERKFKINAYYNSDGRVNALDIHLWEDVGASIDSGQAFKPLGFLTGPYKIPNIRYTGTLVATNKNPPGAFRGAGTPPHTWALERVMDAIADDLGISRAEIRKINAIDTFPYDTGFAYIDSGNPKGLLELALSRKDIFSMRDERTGVGIALSTDPSTPSGSERVKIKVKNGKIVIGLGFGAEGQGNEHTAVYLASKLLGLPTDDITYEALDNTELPTSFGPGGSRMAAFTYGSVSGAVEELKAKTRRKAEAILGDKVSYENGHFVGEKGGKVKITQFEGEEVEFTYTLQGKYRFNAYPFACDLAVVRIEDGKIKPIKHVVYIDPGNPIDEDLVKEQVIGGTATGIALALYERYLYDENGNLLTTNLADYGMPTAADLPDIEVNVVPTPSQVTPYGVKGIGEIPVGVATAAVTSAIEDVIRRRIMKVPVDLEDLLS, encoded by the coding sequence ATGAAAAGAGTAGATGTTTATAATTCATTAATAGGAAGAGGAGGGTATGTTGACGACCTTGAATTTAAGGGTAAATTCGCCTTCTTCCTCAGAAGTCCGTATCCTCATGCTCGAATACTTAAGATAGACCCCACAGATGCGGTGAATAGAGGTGCACTAGTTCTTACAGGCAAAGACATTGTTACAAAACGTGTGGGGTCAGGAGAAAGGGAAGGGGCAGGTCTAAATACTTCTCTCTTAGCGATTAATAAGGCATTATATGTTGGTCAGCCTGTTGCGTTAGTCCTGGCAGATGATCCTTATAGGGCTTCAGACCTAGTAGAGTTAGTTCAAGTAGAGTACGAACCATTACAGGCAATATCAAATATTGATAAGGCTTTAGAGAACAAAGTCATAATATTTGAGGATTTAAAGAGTAACGTAGTCAGGGAACAAACTTTTGAGTTTGGAAAAGTGGAGAATAAAGGCAAGAGCATAGAAATTAACCTTTATTGGTCAAGGAGTTCAGGCAATCCAATAGAGCCTTATGGTGCGCAAGTAATTCCAAAAGACGATAGTTTAATAGTTATTTCCAATCAGCAGGCAGGAAATGTAGTTTCCAACGAGCTTCAAAAAGCTTTGGGCGTTAAAGTAGTTCACAAAAATGCAAGACAGGGAGGAAGTTTTGGCGCAAAGTTCTCATTTGTCAGGTACTTGTCTGTATTGGGATACGCATCTTTGAAATTTAAGGTGCCAATTAAGTGGATTGAAACCAGAAGTGAGCACTTATTAGCATCTAATAGTAGTGGTCCTGAGAGAAAGTTCAAGATCAACGCCTATTACAACTCTGATGGTAGAGTTAATGCTCTCGACATCCATTTGTGGGAAGATGTGGGTGCATCAATAGATTCAGGTCAAGCATTCAAACCTTTAGGTTTCCTTACCGGACCATATAAAATACCTAACATCAGGTACACAGGGACTTTAGTTGCAACAAACAAGAACCCACCAGGTGCTTTCAGGGGAGCAGGCACTCCTCCACATACATGGGCTTTAGAGAGAGTCATGGACGCTATAGCTGACGACTTAGGTATTAGTAGAGCTGAAATAAGGAAAATCAATGCCATTGACACATTCCCCTATGACACAGGTTTTGCATATATAGATTCCGGAAATCCAAAAGGTCTTTTAGAATTAGCTTTGTCCAGGAAGGACATATTTTCAATGAGAGATGAGAGGACTGGAGTTGGGATAGCGCTATCTACAGACCCTAGCACACCATCGGGAAGTGAGAGAGTAAAGATAAAAGTAAAGAACGGCAAAATCGTAATTGGTTTAGGTTTTGGAGCAGAGGGACAAGGGAATGAACATACAGCAGTCTATCTGGCTTCAAAGCTTTTAGGTTTACCAACTGATGACATAACATATGAGGCTCTAGATAACACTGAGTTACCCACGTCTTTTGGACCTGGAGGAAGTAGGATGGCTGCATTCACTTATGGCTCAGTTTCAGGAGCTGTAGAGGAATTAAAGGCTAAAACTAGGAGGAAAGCTGAGGCTATTTTGGGGGATAAGGTATCATATGAGAACGGACACTTTGTTGGTGAAAAAGGGGGAAAGGTCAAAATCACCCAGTTTGAGGGAGAGGAAGTAGAGTTTACCTATACTCTTCAGGGCAAATACAGGTTTAATGCGTATCCTTTTGCCTGTGATTTGGCAGTTGTAAGAATTGAAGACGGTAAGATTAAACCCATAAAGCATGTAGTATACATTGACCCAGGTAATCCAATTGACGAAGATCTAGTCAAAGAACAGGTAATAGGTGGTACAGCTACTGGTATTGCATTGGCTTTATATGAAAGATATCTTTATGACGAAAATGGTAATTTGCTTACTACAAACCTTGCTGATTACGGTATGCCAACTGCAGCGGATTTACCAGATATTGAGGTGAATGTAGTTCCTACTCCATCACAGGTTACTCCATATGGTGTTAAAGGAATAGGAGAGATTCCTGTGGGTGTGGCAACTGCTGCGGTTACCAGTGCAATTGAGGATGTTATAAGGAGAAGAATAATGAAGGTGCCTGTGGACTTAGAGGATTTGTTGTCTTGA